The DNA segment CGGCCCATGACAGGCCATACTGGTCCATCGGGTTGCGGTCGTGCGCATACGCCGAATCAGCTTGCCGTTGCAGGAAACTCGCGTACGGGTTGCCGGTGGCGCGGCTCAGCTCGCCGAGGTTGCGGACGAAGACGCCCTTGAACGACGGCCCGTCGCCACCGCAGTTGGCCGGCTCGCACGGCTCCCGCAGGATGCCGCCGGGCGCGATCACCGAGCTGGTGGTCGCGGCGTCGGCGATCTGCCGCGCGGTGGTCAGATAGCCGGCGTTTCCGGTGGCCTTGTTGAGCTCCAGCAGGCCGCCGAGGATCACGCCCTGGTTGTACGTCCAGGTGGTCTGGCCGTTGTTGTGGCAGGAGGAGTCCAGGCCGTCGTTGATCAGGTGACCGCTGTTGATCATCCCGCTGGCGTTGAACCAGTTCCAGATCTCGGTGGCCTTGTTGAGATAGTTGGTGTCGCCGGAGATGCGGTCGTGCAGCGCGGCGGCCAGCTTGACGAACAGCTCGTTGGTGATGGCGTTCTTGTAGTCGCGCTGGCTGCGCCACCAGATGCCGCCGCCACAGGTGCCGTCGCGGAAGGAATACATGTAGTCGGCGTCGATTCTGGCCATGTTCAGATAGCGGCTGTCGCCGGTCAGGTCGTACGCGCGGACCCAGGCCAGCCCCCACCAGCCCGTGTCGTCCATGTAGTCGTTGGTGAAGTTGCCACCCTGCGCGTTTTTGTTCTTGTCGAAGGTGTTCGCGATCGCGTAGCGGTAGGCGGTCGAGCCGGTCCGCTGGCTGTAGTCGATGATC comes from the Fodinicola acaciae genome and includes:
- a CDS encoding glycoside hydrolase family 76 protein, whose amino-acid sequence is MPKTVRRIAIALAALALVLGPAVPASAATVCDKYCDQRDPALAAGDRTPVSATVYSRQIVLHISDADNMGWASIDNGDPTDEVWLDRSYDGGRSWSGGSKLGDTTIPDGRRGWRTLMYNVDDPANHGVGALRACGKAGNRSDIACTQWARSTVNAGTRVDAAATALMQYYNNGNGLWNTTGWWNSANALTAIIDYSQRTGSTAYRYAIANTFDKNKNAQGGNFTNDYMDDTGWWGLAWVRAYDLTGDSRYLNMARIDADYMYSFRDGTCGGGIWWRSQRDYKNAITNELFVKLAAALHDRISGDTNYLNKATEIWNWFNASGMINSGHLINDGLDSSCHNNGQTTWTYNQGVILGGLLELNKATGNAGYLTTARQIADAATTSSVIAPGGILREPCEPANCGGDGPSFKGVFVRNLGELSRATGNPYASFLQRQADSAYAHDRNPMDQYGLSWAGPYDSSDGARQHSAVDLMTAAP